ATCTAAGAATGTTGAATAGTCATCTTCCATATCTTCTAATCTGAACAGTTGGTTAATGGCGGCAATAGAGAACGGGACAATCTATTCGCGCACCATAACAGTCACTTGGTCTGATGAAATCAGACTAGCATAGAACTCGTGAACCACTTCTTCATCGGGATTGGCTTGTTGTTGACAAAAAGTTGTCCAATTTTTCTGAGCTATCACATTGGCGACATAATCTAGCAAGGCTTCGGAATTAGAGCTAGAAACCCAAAAACCTCTTTCACACAGCAACTGTTTAGTGGAAAACAAATCATGGAAGCGTTGCTCAGCTTCATCATAGTGGAATTTATTAGGTTATCGAGCCTTGGCAACCTTGGAACCTTTAGCTTTCGACATGATAACGACAATGAAACACAACAAAAACCCAACAAAATATCACCACAGCTCTGGAACTTTACCAAGAATGCCACAAAATTTCAACCCCACCTTCCAATCAGTAATAAACCAGCCTATAATCTCAAGGAGACTCAACCCAAATAATCTCCTCCCAAAACAAAATTCTTCTTAGCAGATCACAGCATATTATAATAGAAAATCAGCAGCGCAAAGTACCAAAATCCATGAGAAGTACACAATAATTTCAGCCAAGTGATTGTAAGCCAAAAATTGAAGGGAGGACACCTGAAATATAGATGGCTGAACTGTGTGCGTGGATACTCGAGTGGTCGTCGGGGCTAGGTGGTGTGTGGGTTATGTGGGTCGCTGGGTCACTACTTGGAGGTCGAGGTCGAGGGTTTGAGTCCATGGTGGATGGTATGAGTTGGgtgcgtgagagagagagatgcGTGGCCGTGAGTTCGTGGTGCCTGGGAGGATTTCTGGGTTGGTTGCTTTGGGTTCATGGGCTAGGGGGATGAAGATGGGGTTTGGGTCATGAGATCAGGTGGGTTACGGGGTGGCGCGGTTGTGGGTTTTGTGGTGGCTAGGAGGCACGACCGTGGGTTCGTGGTGGTTTGGCGATGGGTGGTGAGGCAGAGGCCGTGGGTTTTCTGGGTCGTGGTGGCTGGTTTGGGCGCTGGGGTGGGTCGACTGGGTGGCTCGGAGGCGCGGAGGTAGAAGATGGCTGGGGTGGTGGGCTCGGCCGTGGGTTCGTGGTGGTTTGGCGATGGGTGGTGAGGCGGAGGCCGTGGGTTGTGGCTGGAAGTGATGGTGAAACTAGGGATAtgtaaaagaattaatttttttattatgggGTAATTTCTAAACTTTCCCAATTTTCTCAAAAAGTCTCAGAGCTTAAAATTTCCCAGAATTTCACCTATCTCCGATGCTACATCATTTTTGCAGCATTACTTCTAGACCTTCCAAAATCAACTTATTTGCAAACCAGCCATAAACATCACCAAGTCCTGACCTGAAACATGTCCAAATATGCTGCaattgaccattaaaactacCTGAATCCTCACAGCCACCCCAGAACATGAATTTATTCAAATCCGCAACATAGACCGTGAAGGAAAAAGGTGAAAAACAAGACAAAAACAGAATACTATAGATATATAATTAGTTTGCTGCTCTCCAAATATAGCTTTAAGCACAGCAGCTCAAGAACATGATTTTTCAAGGGTCAACTAAGGTGAGTGAGGTCTTGTTGCGCTTAACCTCACCACCCCAATAGTGTTTCAACCTCTGCCCATTGACCTTGAATTCACCTCCTTCATTTCCTCTCAACTCCACAGCCCCATGAGGATACACCTTAGTAATAGTAAACGTCCCAGACCACCTAGACTTGAGCTTCCCAGGAAACAACTTGAGTCTAGAATTGAATAATAAAACTTGCTGCCCTTCCTCAAATGAACGGGGTTGGATATGCTTGTCATGCCACCTCTTGGTCTTTTCCTTATAAAGCTTTGCATTCTCATATGAAAACAGCCGCATTTCTTCTAGCTCATCAAGTTGTAACATTCTTTTCTCCCCCGCAAGTTGCAAATCTAGATTGAGTTGTTGGAGTGCCTAATAAGCTCTATGTTCAAGTTCTACTGGCAAGTGACATGCTTTTCCAAACACTAAACAGTAAGGAGACATCCCCAATGGAGTTTTAAATGTCGTTCGATAGGCCCACAAAGCATCATCCAACCTCTTAGACCAATCCTTGCAATTCGGATTCACCACCTTTTAAAGCACACCCTTTATTTCTCTATTAGACAATTCCGCTTGGCCATTGGTTTGAGGATGGTATGTCGTAGCCACCTTATGCTTCACACTAGCCAATAAACTAGCCAACACCTTGTTTACAAAATGGGTTCCCTCATCACTTATGATAGCCCTTGGGATGCTAAATCTAGTGAAAATATGTTTGTGTAAAAACCTcatgaccaccttggaatcattagtCGGATAGGCAGCGGCTTCAACCCACTTAGAAACATAATCAATAGCCACCAAGATATACAATTTTCCATATGAAGGTGGGAAGGGGCCCATGAAATCAATGCCCCACACGTCAAACAAATCAACCTCAAGGATACTAGTAAGAGGCATCTCGTTTCTCCTTGAGATGTTTCCTACCCTTAACTCCTAATGTTCTTCACTAAATTAGGAGGTGGTAGCTTCTCAATAACTTCAATTTTTGCCTTATCAACTTCAATCCCTTACTTAGATACCTTATGCCCCAAAACAATACCTTTTAACCATAAAGTGACACTTTTCCCAGTTAAGGACTAGGTTTGTCTCTTCACATCTCTTCAACACCTTAGACAAGTTACTCAGACAATCATCATAAGAATCACCGAAGactgaaaaatcatccatgaacacCTCTAGAAAATGCTCAACCATATCAGTAAAGATCGCCATCATACATCGCTGAAATGCCGCATGAGCATTGCATAAACCGAAGGGCATTCTTCTAAATGCAAAGGTACCATAGGGGCAAGTGAATGTAGTCTTGTGCTGATCTTTTAGGGCCACTACTATCTGATTGTAACCAGAGTACCCATCAAGGAAGCAATAGTACTCTCTCCCAGCAAGTCTATCTagcatctgatcaatgaaaggAAGAGGGAAATGATCCTTCCTAGTGGCCTTGTTTAACTTCCTATAGTCCATGCAAATTCTCCATCCAGTCACTGTTCTAGTAGGAATCAACTCATTGTCTTCATTCTTCACCACTGTGAtcccacccttcttaggtacaCACTGCATAGGACTCGCCCATGACCTGTCAGAGATAGGATAAATAATGCCAGCATCCAGCCACTTGATGATTTCTTTCTTCActacttccttcatgataggattTAGCCTTCTCTGCCCTTCAATAGTccatttttattgttttctaacagAATCTTATGCATACatagagaaggactaatacccttTATGTCTGCAatggtccacccaatggcctttTTGAACTGTCTCAATACTTCGAGCAACTTTTCTTCTTGATCATGGTTCAACTCCGCTGAAATAATAATAGGTAAAGTGGATGATGGACCCAAGTAGGCATATCGCAAATGCGATGGCAAAACTTTCAGCTCCAACTCAGGTGGCTCTTCAATGGATGGTTTAGGAGCCTTGAACTCCCTAGATGACAACGCCAATGAATCAAATCGGTTTCTTGTTTTTAACCCTTGAGAATTAGCCTCCAACCAAGCTAAGTACTCCTCCTCATCTTCCTTATTGTGTGAATTGAACAACAATAACCTCTCTAATGGATCACCAACATTACTCATCTCAAATTCCCTTGATGCCAAAGAATCTACCACTAAAACCACTGAGCATTCCTCCACTCCATTAGGAAATCTCATagctttaaaaacattaaaagtcACCTTTTCATCTTGGACCCTCATAGTCAGCTCTCCCTTCTGCACATCTATTAAAGTTCTTCCTGTCGCAAGAAACGGCCTCCCCAAGATAATGGGCACCTCTCTGTCTGCCTCATAGTCTAACACAATAAAATCAGTAGGGAATATGAATTTGTCTACCCTTACCAATACATCTTCAATCTTCCCATCCGGATGAGCAAGAGATCTATCTGCTAATTGAAGAGTAACTGTAGTAGGCCTAACTTCTCCAATCCCCAATTGCTTGAAAATAGACATTGGCATCAAGTTAATGCTTGCACCCAAATCGCATAAAGCCATGCCACAATAAAAATTACCAATGGTGCAGGGAATGGCGAAACTCCCAGGATCTTTCATCTTTGGTGGCAGCTTGTTTTGCAAGAATGAGCTACACTCCTTGGTAAGAGTCACTGTCTTAAATTCCCCCCAATCTTCTCTTCTTTGTAAGGATATCTTTCATgaacttcacatagttgggcatttTCTCTAGGGCTTCGACAAGGGGATTGTTAATATGTAGCTGCCTCAAGATGTCTAGGAACTTTTTAAATTGAGAGTCCAACTTTTGTTTCTGAAAACGTTGGGGAAATGGAGGTGGTCGCCTTGTACTCGAGCTACCTGGGAACTGATGTTGTGGCATTCCTGCAACATTCTGGGCAGAGGAAGATTTTTCCACACTAGGAATTTCAGCGTCTTTTTGAATttcctcatttatttggattgaagagggctcaccCTCATGCCCAGAGTTGGCCTTGGAATTCTCCAACTCCTTCCCACTTCTCAAAGTGACGGCTTTACAATGTTCTTTGCTCCCATTTCTTGGATTCTTGGTGTCACATGGTAATGCACCATGGGGTCTATTTCTAAGCTCATTAGCTAGCTGCCCAACTTGGTTTTCTAAGTTTCTCAATGATGCAGCTTGGATTTGGATCATGGCTTCATTCTTCACTATATACTCCTTCAACATGTTCTCAAGAGAGCTAGATTGCATTGCTTGTTGTTGTGGCCTTTGTTGTGGTGCTTGTGGGGGATAACCCGGTGGGAAATTTGGTCTTGGAGGCATAGAAGAATTGCTAGGGCCAGCCCCTTGATTACTCCACGAGAAGTTGGGATGTTGCCTCCATGATGGGTTGTAGGAATTAGAATAAGGGCTATTCCTATTTTGGTTCCCCATGTAACACACAGCTGCTGGATTGGAAGGACAGTTGTCAAAAGTATGGCCCTCACCACAATACACACAAGAAATGTTCTCCATAGGTCCCATTTGTGTCCCCATGGTCTGCCCCATTGACTGATTCATTCCCATATTCATTATCTTGAGCATATTAGAAATAGAGGagacttgggctgccaaagaagtgaTGGCATCTACATCATGAATACCAGCCACCTTTCTACCTGTAGACAATCTAGAAGTGGgccactgatagttgttgttggataTCCTTTCAAGTATTTCAAATGCCTCATTATAGGACTTAGCAAGAAGAGCCCCGTTCGCTGAAGCATCAACCACCATTCTAGTGTGGGCATTTAGACCATTATAAAATGTCTCCATCTGGATGCAATGAGGAATGCCATGATGAGGGCATTTGCACAACAACTCCTTAAACCACTCCCATGCCTCATATAAAGATTCTTCATCAAGCTGCTTAAATGAAGTAATCTCATTGCGGAGCTTGGCATTCTTAGTGGGAGGAAAATACTTCATCAAAAACCGCTCAGCCAACTCTTGCCAAGTACTCACAGAATCAGATGGCAAAAAGTTCAACCAAGCTCTGGGTCTGTATCTCAAGGAGTATGGGAACAACTTTAGTCTCAATGCATCCTCTGTCACGCCGGGCAGCTTGAAAGAGTCACTTACTTCAATGAACAAGCGAaggtgaaggtgaggatcctctgTTGGCATCCCACTAAACTGACCCATAGTTTGAAGCATCTGGAACATGACTGGCTTCAATTTAAACTATGCTGCCTGAATTTCTAGTCTAACGATGCCTGGATTGAGCTCATTGAAGAGGAGGAGAGCATATTGCCTAATCGCACGATCTTTGTCATCAGCCACAATAACTGCATTTTGCCCATTGTTGGCAGCCACTCCCCCTTGAGCTACTCGATCTTGAGCAACTCCTGCTATATTTACTGGTGGATCATGAGCGACTCCTGATAGATTTTCTTCTTTCTGGGCAGCTCCCTGTTGAGCCCCTTGCTCAGCACCATCACTACTAATTCCCTTTTTTACTTTTGTATTCTTCACCTTCTTCTAAAGGTTCGCTCGATTTCTAGATCAATGGGAAGTAGTTCAGGGTCTTGACTCTTGTTCATACACTGTATAAACCTGAAATTGCACAAGAATCACCCAAGTTAGTACAAAAACAGTTGAAACCAAATTGCGATATACTTAACTTCACAATAAATGACTTTAAACAATCCCcaacaacggcgccaaaaacttgttgtgcaAAATTTAATGTGAGTGCAAGTGTACATTGTCAACAAGTAATAAGGTGATAAGAACCCAATATCGTATCCACAAGGATTTTTTTAAGCttaaaattatgaaattaaagtttagcaaaatgattaaaaataaaagaaccaaactcaaattaaattggaagttgatttttttatatgcaattaaaaataactaacagttgaatttaaaatctaaattaatGGGATGCAATATGAAAATCAGTTGATAATGAAATGGTAAGCTAGGATAATTAATTCCCCCTATTTTGCAATTACTGGAAGCAATGCTATGAAAATGTTGTGGCGCACTGACAGTTTACTAATCAAGAATTCTAATCAAGTCCATAAGTTTCTGTCGAAATCAAATAGGTTTAACTCTCTAATTAAATTACTTATGTCTAAGttaatttaatttcaagaatttcatataaagcaccaattctattagattatgcaaggcaaagatatatgtctataccctcacaaaattaaaatcaaagaaattaatcttgcaccattcaaTTCTTTTGTCCAATAATTAAAATCCTTTTCAGCAATCTTAATTGTTTCAATCAtttactaaaggtgatcaagcaatagtaaatattaagcatgaaaattacttgaatgaataaacATCAATTAGCATTAAGCATCAATAGCAAGGTTCCACAATTGCATAACAAGGTTTCTTAATTACCCTAACTTTAAGATAATTAGTTCATAACTGTAAACATAAAGTAACCTAACTGGTAATCATCCATAATCAAAATAAAtgcaacaaagaaaaaaaaagaattaagttccaagagagaagggaaagaaaaacaaGCCAAGAATATTAAGGAGTGTCCCCCAAATAGCCCTTCTCTTTTTGTCTTCTTCCTTAAAATCCTCTCTCTATCTTTCCTTCTTTCCTCTTTTAATGGCTGCCAAAATGGGTGTTCTTCTCTTGCACAGGTGACTGGGACTTGTTTCTTTCTATCAGCCATATATCCCTAATTGGAAAAGAAGACTCTCTTTTCTCTAGGTCACTTGCTCCTCTATAGGTCACGTGGGCctctcctttctttcttcttttgttcCCTTTTTTGTCCTCTTTT
The Humulus lupulus chromosome 6, drHumLupu1.1, whole genome shotgun sequence DNA segment above includes these coding regions:
- the LOC133785064 gene encoding uncharacterized protein LOC133785064; protein product: MKDPGSFAIPCTIGNFYCGMALCDLGASINLMPMSIFKQLGIGEVRPTTVTLQLADRSLAHPDGKIEDVLVRVDKFIFPTDFIVLDYEADREVPIILGRPFLATGRTLIDVQKGELTMRVQDEKVTFNVFKAMRFPNGVEECSVVLVVDSLASREFEMSNVGDPLERLLLFNSHNKEDEEEYLAWLEANSQGLKTRNRFDSLALSSREFKAPKPSIEEPPELELKVLPSHLRYAYLGPSSTLPIIISAELNHDQEEKLLEVLRQFKKAIGWTIADIKGISPSLCMHKILLENNKNGLLKGREG
- the LOC133785065 gene encoding uncharacterized protein LOC133785065 yields the protein MGQFSGMPTEDPHLHLRLFIEVSDSFKLPGVTEDALRLKLFPYSLRYRPRAWLNFLPSDSVSTWQELAERFLMKYFPPTKNAKLRNEITSFKQLDEESLYEAWEWFKELLCKCPHHGIPHCIQMETFYNGLNAHTRMVVDASANGALLAKSYNEAFEILERISNNNYQWPTSRLSTGRKVAGIHDVDAITSLAAQVSSISNMLKIMNMGMNQSMGQTMGTQMGPMENISCVYCGEGHTFDNCPSNPAAVCYMGNQNRNSPYSNSYNPSWRQHPNFSWSNQGAGPSNSSMPPRPNFPPGYPPQAPQQRPQQQAMQSSSLENMLKEYIVKNEAMIQIQAASLRNLENQVGQLANELRNRPHGALPCDTKNPRNGSKEHCKAVTLRSGKELENSKANSGHEGEPSSIQINEEIQKDAEIPSVEKSSSAQNVAGMPQHQFPGSSSTRRPPPFPQRFQKQKLDSQFKKFLDILRQLHINNPLVEALEKMPNYVKFMKDILTKKRRLGGI